AGTCAGGATCAACTCCAGCTCGGTTCAGTTCTGATCCCAGGAGCCCAGACTCGGGCGGTTCGTGGGTAAACCAGTCCCGGGAGTCTTTAGTTGTCGCTGCCCAGCCTGTGGTAGACCAGCAGAGCCACCATGTAGCCGTTCCCGGCGGTGCTCTGCTCGAAGGAGCGGCTGCTGTCTGACTCCTGGCTGGGCGTGGGACAGGTGGTGTTGGGGTCTGTGGATGAGCCGTTGTCCTCGCAGCTGCTCGCGGCTGCGGACAGGAGCTCGGAGGAGGCGCTGAGCTGTGTGAGCTGCCTCGCCTGCTCCTCCGCGGACTGGAAGGCGAACCCCTGGTAGTCTCCGATCGGGCTCTCTGCGCTGCTCAGCGGGGTGTCGGCGCAGGGCTCCTCGGTGTAGATCTGCCACAGCACCACCATGCACAGGATGACCAGCCAGCGCTTGGCCTGGCTCTTCTCCGGTGGCGGGAGATGCATGCGGACTTTAGCTGGGTACATGACCCGGGTGCAGCGCTTCTTCGGCCGAATGGGCACGTAGGAGCGCACGGCGGTGGCCTGAGCCGGTATCCGCTCGAAGGTGAAGACCTCCGGCTGCGTGCTGCGCGTCGCCATCCTGGAGAAGCCGAAGCTCTCCTGCTGAACCGTCAGAGTGACGCTGTTTGACCGTGAGTACATGTTCTTTGACTTTCgcgtctctttgtttctctggaTTTAGTCTGAAGCTCTGTTTCTCTGCCGGAgctctcagtcagtcagataaGTGAGAAGCAGCTGAGGACTCAGGTTTTATATCTTCTAGTtcaggttgtgttttttgtagAGCCGCCCATGCACAGCAGGCCACTCCCTGACGCTCAGCCGTGTTGCTCAAGAGGGAAAATCCTAAAagaatttgcatatttttgtaGGTTTTGCGGCAGCAGCTGCAATCAGGCCGCAGAGAAGAGCTGAGTCATCAGCTGCTGagataatcacacacacattaaataaactAACTCCAATTACTATCTACTTGTATATCCAGATTTATAAAGCTGTGCGTTTTAAACAAGATCAAGATTAATAAAATGCACGTATGAAAAAGTTGAATTTACTCTTTATTATGAATATGGTTATAGATTAAAAGCTGctctaacattttatttaatgtaagttaaaaaataaagttttgttctggaaacattcatttcagttttagttaaaatgtcttttcactCTGTCATTCTGCTTCTCtacttttattaaatatatattaaagttTGTAGAATTTTGAACTGAAcctcaaacacaacatttcaatTTAGTTGCATTTGCAGATTATATTCAATTGTTAAAGGGAATCAAAACCTTTAGTTTccagacattttatttaatgtaaataaaaaaaaataaagttttgttctGGAAACATGAATTAAAAGACTCTTTATTTCCTCCTGGTGCTTGTAACATCCCCTTCACATGATACTCACATGGTGGACGGAGAAGGTTTCAGTTTACTGTAAATACAATGGGCTCATGTCAGAGTTACTCTGCTGGAATCTTCCCCTCAGtggcttgttttatttttcagattgaACTGCAAACATGAGCTGAAACCTGGAAGGaacaaaagaatgaatgaatgactgactgaatgagtgTCTATTAAAACAGGCTGAATGACTTTTGATTTTTCACCTGCAGGCAGATGTTGGATGTGTCATTACAATGATGTAAAATTGCAAATACGGCGAAATCAAAATTAAACTCCCTGCCAGatctgatgtgatgatgtgaagGTGCCAAGTTTCAAAATGATCTGGAGCGGTGACAAAAGCATGGCGCCAAATCTGGACCCAACACACTGAGATCAGACTGAAGCAGAACAATGAGAGGGGAAATCACTGGTCTCCTCATATGATGTGAAAATCTTTTCCAACAAGCTGCTTAGAACAAAAAACCAAAGTCCAGTTACTATGAACATGAGGAGGAATGATTGTCTGTGTATTGTGTTATTATGGATCCATATGCACCTGACCTGAAATCCATCTGACACagagactttttaaaaataataaaaacagacacagaaacaacttGACAACAAACCGTCATatgaaaaaacattcactgtatAATGACGGAGGATTCAGTCGACGTCTGTTTCAGGTGTTTGAGTCAAAGTTATCAAACTTAAACGCATCAAAGTTagaatttgaattaaatgactTCATTGGCTAAAAAATCCCCAACTTTAAAAACCACATCCGTTCCATGACTAATTGAAATTGATCTAAAAACATCTCCACTTGCCTAAAAATGAGGAAGAAGGGAACTTACTTCTTCAGCATGTGATTTTGAGCTGTGCTCGTTGTGAATGATGAAATCACCGGACGTTGGCGTTGGGAAATTTCAAACTCTGAGaggaaaatattattaaaaaaaggaatttttGTGAACTGGTCATGTGTGTAAATAAGTAGCTGTGTATGCTGACACTCACCTAATgcaattttgatttttttttttaattatgttttaatcattttttaattaaaaatatttttaattaaaaaaattgatgatttttttctttaaatttttttaattaaaaatatttttaataaaaaaattatttttattatttttatttttatttttattttttttaagtatttcagtgtttgttaaaatgtcttttcactaTGTCATTTGgttaaaaacaagagaagacaaacatgtcttttattctgaaagagctgcttttcttcttttgttaaataCTTTAAACTTTTGCAGAATTTGAACTCAACCTCTAATGCATCATTTAAATTTGGTTGCATTTACACATTATGTTCAATGGTTGTGATAATTTACGTCAAACGGTAAACAACATTTCCGTCTACTTAAGGGAAATGGTGcagaattaaaacagaaaattaaaatagataaataaatgaataaatacccTTTCTGACTCGGGTGAAAATATTTTGTACCAAATATCGTGAATATTTATTGCAAATCTGAGGAAGGACAAAAAGCAGAGAGTTGCTGAAATcggctgaaaaacaaaagaagcagcCAAACCCTCAGTGGCTTTGAGTGAACCACAGATTGTATCACCTCACATCCTGTTCTCCTTTTTCAACTATGCACTCATTTGCACAACTTTGTTTTTGCACAGATCCTGGATTTCACCAACGTTCAGATCAAAACTTCtgcatttaaagtaaaattattCAGATCTGGATCCTGTATCAAACCGTCCACTTTGACTCACCCCAGTCCAGTTTCGGGTTTTTTTCCTGAACGTGCTCAGTTCTGATGAAAGCAATGCGGactcatttatttcagtaaatacCTCATATTGATGAAAGTGACTTTAACCCCTTTTGTAATTCCCTGGAACATCTGCAGACGAGCACCGGCTTGTCGGATTTCATGCTTCTACACATGGCTGCCAGATCATGT
This genomic window from Seriola aureovittata isolate HTS-2021-v1 ecotype China chromosome 5, ASM2101889v1, whole genome shotgun sequence contains:
- the ier3 gene encoding radiation-inducible immediate-early gene IEX-1, with the protein product MYSRSNSVTLTVQQESFGFSRMATRSTQPEVFTFERIPAQATAVRSYVPIRPKKRCTRVMYPAKVRMHLPPPEKSQAKRWLVILCMVVLWQIYTEEPCADTPLSSAESPIGDYQGFAFQSAEEQARQLTQLSASSELLSAAASSCEDNGSSTDPNTTCPTPSQESDSSRSFEQSTAGNGYMVALLVYHRLGSDN